Proteins from a genomic interval of Antedon mediterranea chromosome 5, ecAntMedi1.1, whole genome shotgun sequence:
- the LOC140048682 gene encoding glycerophosphoinositol inositolphosphodiesterase GDPD2-like isoform X3: MKMACCSCFGAITTRCYSCRKRQRYRRKRKPSKCERVWFVFLIFTFLVALVNSFYLFSVSNDSNEFNLYVWKTFEVWFPLYIIVLSVACVLFGYVALLLLFGIISVCLHQRLCMHVIHKVLICFVFVYHVAILTLFTFLDPVLWILASRYFQFSGPFLHLIAVVFVTIVTWFVAAGLGVLCSRDVQVQYELVADKDPLDGSDNKINKECSYLYNTNKIRVTIRDMTLVYLLLLIGLYITPIFIKSPCIMDYSDTPDKPLIFAHKGAEMLAPENTDMAFRIALDDYKVHGIESDVRISRDGVPYVMHDNNLRRTTNVKDIFPKRYMESADNFTIDELKSLNAGSWFMTRDPFLTAGMLSSEQKDHYRSQKIPTMQEMIRMVLKRNRTLLFDIRPPPSGHPYIESWLNVTLNTIRDEGIADQDLEFWKAPNGPHYVVFIKVFDKRKIQNVHHSIPFKYISSNATMNISTNVWNVKEKWLFSLFWCVGTSSVTTSACHTLQQLDSPSWQLSHQHYLIMWILFDVASLVWVVVLFIIQIR; encoded by the exons tgTGAGAGAGTATGGTTTGTGTTTCTGATTTTCACGTTTCTTGTGGCGCTGGTCAACTCTTTCTACCTGTTCTCTGTTTCTAATGATTCAAATGAATTCAACTT GTATGTCTGGAAGACATTTGAAGTTTGGTTTCCACTGTACATCATAGTGCTTTCAGTAGCGTGTGTTTTATTTGGCTATGTagcattattactattatttggTATCATTAGTGTTTGTCTTCATCAACGTTTGTGTATGCATGTTATTCATAAG GTTCTTATTTGCTTTGTTTTTGTGTATCACGTTGCAATACTGACTCTGTTCACATTTTTGGATCCAGTATTGTGGATTCTTGCTAGTCGCTATTTTCAG TTTTCTGGTCCATTCCTACATCTCATAGCTGTTGTTTTTGTTACTATAGTAACTTGGTTTGTTGCAGCAGGTCTAGGTGTGCTTTGTAGTCGAG aCGTACAAGTTCAATATGAACTGGTTGCTGATAAAGACCCATTAGATGGGAGtgataacaaaataaacaaagaatgttcatatttatataatacaaataaaataa gagTTACGATTCGAGATATGACATTGGTTTACTTGCTGCTTCTTATTGGATTGTATATAACACCGATATTTATCAAATCTCCTTGTATTATGGATTACAGTGACACACCTGATAAACCACTTATATTTGCACATAAAGGAGCTGAAATG CTCGCACCGGAAAACACAGATATGGCATTTCGTATAGCATTGGATGACTATAAGGTGCATGGTATTGAGTCTGATGTTAGAATAAG TCGTGACGGCGTGCCATATGTAATGCATGACAACAATTTACGACGTACAACAAATGTGAAGGATATTTTTCCAAAACGCTACATGGAGTCTGCAGATAACTTTACTATTGACGAACTAAAGTCCCTCAATGCTGGTTCCTGGTTTATGACG AGAGACCCTTTTTTAACAGCCGGGATGTTGTCGTCAGAACAGAAAGATCATTACAGATCACAGAAAATACCCACAATGCAAGAGATGATTAGAATGGTTTTGAAACGCAACAGGACACTATTATTTGATATTAGACCGCCCCCTAGTGGTCATCCTTACATCGAGTCATGGCTGAACGTGACGCTGAATACAATACGTGATGAGGGTATTGCTGACCAAGATTTG GAATTTTGGAAAGCACCAAATGGACCACATTATGTGGTCTTTATTAAAGTCTTTGATAAACGAAAGATACAGAACGTACATCACTCAATACCATTTAAATATATAAG TTCAAATGCAACAATGAATATATCTACAAATGTGTGGAATGTCAAAGAGAAGTGGTTATTTTCATTGTTCTGGTGTGTTGGAACATCGTCTGTTACAACATCAGCTTGTCACACATTGCAACAGTTGGATTCTCCATCTTGGCAATTG AGTCATCAGCACTATTTGATAATGTGGATATTATTTGATGTTGCGTCTCTTGTTTGGGTGGTTGTTTTGTTCATTATACAAATCAGGTAA
- the LOC140048682 gene encoding glycerophosphoinositol inositolphosphodiesterase GDPD2-like isoform X1 yields the protein MKMACCSCFGAITTRCYSCRKRQRYRRKRKPSKCERVWFVFLIFTFLVALVNSFYLFSVSNDSNEFNLYVWKTFEVWFPLYIIVLSVACVLFGYVALLLLFGIISVCLHQRLCMHVIHKVLICFVFVYHVAILTLFTFLDPVLWILASRYFQFSGPFLHLIAVVFVTIVTWFVAAGLGVLCSRDVQVQYELVADKDPLDGSDNKINKECSYLYNTNKIRVTIRDMTLVYLLLLIGLYITPIFIKSPCIMDYSDTPDKPLIFAHKGAEMLAPENTDMAFRIALDDYKVHGIESDVRISRDGVPYVMHDNNLRRTTNVKDIFPKRYMESADNFTIDELKSLNAGSWFMTRDPFLTAGMLSSEQKDHYRSQKIPTMQEMIRMVLKRNRTLLFDIRPPPSGHPYIESWLNVTLNTIRDEGIADQDLEFWKAPNGPHYVVFIKVFDKRKIQNVHHSIPFKYISSNATMNISTNVWNVKEKWLFSLFWCVGTSSVTTSACHTLQQLDSPSWQLSHQHYLIMWILFDVASLVWVVVLFIIQISRRHQSATVKSDRYNYTDFITLEEMTSNTASTTVNSAHMDAVSKKQTSTSTQSGLERESNHVL from the exons tgTGAGAGAGTATGGTTTGTGTTTCTGATTTTCACGTTTCTTGTGGCGCTGGTCAACTCTTTCTACCTGTTCTCTGTTTCTAATGATTCAAATGAATTCAACTT GTATGTCTGGAAGACATTTGAAGTTTGGTTTCCACTGTACATCATAGTGCTTTCAGTAGCGTGTGTTTTATTTGGCTATGTagcattattactattatttggTATCATTAGTGTTTGTCTTCATCAACGTTTGTGTATGCATGTTATTCATAAG GTTCTTATTTGCTTTGTTTTTGTGTATCACGTTGCAATACTGACTCTGTTCACATTTTTGGATCCAGTATTGTGGATTCTTGCTAGTCGCTATTTTCAG TTTTCTGGTCCATTCCTACATCTCATAGCTGTTGTTTTTGTTACTATAGTAACTTGGTTTGTTGCAGCAGGTCTAGGTGTGCTTTGTAGTCGAG aCGTACAAGTTCAATATGAACTGGTTGCTGATAAAGACCCATTAGATGGGAGtgataacaaaataaacaaagaatgttcatatttatataatacaaataaaataa gagTTACGATTCGAGATATGACATTGGTTTACTTGCTGCTTCTTATTGGATTGTATATAACACCGATATTTATCAAATCTCCTTGTATTATGGATTACAGTGACACACCTGATAAACCACTTATATTTGCACATAAAGGAGCTGAAATG CTCGCACCGGAAAACACAGATATGGCATTTCGTATAGCATTGGATGACTATAAGGTGCATGGTATTGAGTCTGATGTTAGAATAAG TCGTGACGGCGTGCCATATGTAATGCATGACAACAATTTACGACGTACAACAAATGTGAAGGATATTTTTCCAAAACGCTACATGGAGTCTGCAGATAACTTTACTATTGACGAACTAAAGTCCCTCAATGCTGGTTCCTGGTTTATGACG AGAGACCCTTTTTTAACAGCCGGGATGTTGTCGTCAGAACAGAAAGATCATTACAGATCACAGAAAATACCCACAATGCAAGAGATGATTAGAATGGTTTTGAAACGCAACAGGACACTATTATTTGATATTAGACCGCCCCCTAGTGGTCATCCTTACATCGAGTCATGGCTGAACGTGACGCTGAATACAATACGTGATGAGGGTATTGCTGACCAAGATTTG GAATTTTGGAAAGCACCAAATGGACCACATTATGTGGTCTTTATTAAAGTCTTTGATAAACGAAAGATACAGAACGTACATCACTCAATACCATTTAAATATATAAG TTCAAATGCAACAATGAATATATCTACAAATGTGTGGAATGTCAAAGAGAAGTGGTTATTTTCATTGTTCTGGTGTGTTGGAACATCGTCTGTTACAACATCAGCTTGTCACACATTGCAACAGTTGGATTCTCCATCTTGGCAATTG AGTCATCAGCACTATTTGATAATGTGGATATTATTTGATGTTGCGTCTCTTGTTTGGGTGGTTGTTTTGTTCATTATACAAATCAG tcGGAGACACCAAAGTGCCACAGTAAAAAGTGATCGATACAATTACACTGATTTTATAACCCTTGAAGAAATGACTTCCAACACAGCTTCAACGACAGTAAACAGTGCCCACATGGATGCAGTGAGTAAGAAACAGACATCGACATCCACGCAAAGTGGCCTGGAACGGGAGTCAAATCACGTACTCTAG
- the LOC140048682 gene encoding glycerophosphoinositol inositolphosphodiesterase GDPD2-like isoform X2 yields the protein MKMACCSCFGAITTRCYSCRKRQRYRRKRKPSKCERVWFVFLIFTFLVALVNSFYLFSVSNDSNEFNLYVWKTFEVWFPLYIIVLSVACVLFGYVALLLLFGIISVCLHQRLCMHVIHKVLICFVFVYHVAILTLFTFLDPVLWILASRYFQFSGPFLHLIAVVFVTIVTWFVAAGLGVLCSRGVTIRDMTLVYLLLLIGLYITPIFIKSPCIMDYSDTPDKPLIFAHKGAEMLAPENTDMAFRIALDDYKVHGIESDVRISRDGVPYVMHDNNLRRTTNVKDIFPKRYMESADNFTIDELKSLNAGSWFMTRDPFLTAGMLSSEQKDHYRSQKIPTMQEMIRMVLKRNRTLLFDIRPPPSGHPYIESWLNVTLNTIRDEGIADQDLEFWKAPNGPHYVVFIKVFDKRKIQNVHHSIPFKYISSNATMNISTNVWNVKEKWLFSLFWCVGTSSVTTSACHTLQQLDSPSWQLSHQHYLIMWILFDVASLVWVVVLFIIQISRRHQSATVKSDRYNYTDFITLEEMTSNTASTTVNSAHMDAVSKKQTSTSTQSGLERESNHVL from the exons tgTGAGAGAGTATGGTTTGTGTTTCTGATTTTCACGTTTCTTGTGGCGCTGGTCAACTCTTTCTACCTGTTCTCTGTTTCTAATGATTCAAATGAATTCAACTT GTATGTCTGGAAGACATTTGAAGTTTGGTTTCCACTGTACATCATAGTGCTTTCAGTAGCGTGTGTTTTATTTGGCTATGTagcattattactattatttggTATCATTAGTGTTTGTCTTCATCAACGTTTGTGTATGCATGTTATTCATAAG GTTCTTATTTGCTTTGTTTTTGTGTATCACGTTGCAATACTGACTCTGTTCACATTTTTGGATCCAGTATTGTGGATTCTTGCTAGTCGCTATTTTCAG TTTTCTGGTCCATTCCTACATCTCATAGCTGTTGTTTTTGTTACTATAGTAACTTGGTTTGTTGCAGCAGGTCTAGGTGTGCTTTGTAGTCGAG gagTTACGATTCGAGATATGACATTGGTTTACTTGCTGCTTCTTATTGGATTGTATATAACACCGATATTTATCAAATCTCCTTGTATTATGGATTACAGTGACACACCTGATAAACCACTTATATTTGCACATAAAGGAGCTGAAATG CTCGCACCGGAAAACACAGATATGGCATTTCGTATAGCATTGGATGACTATAAGGTGCATGGTATTGAGTCTGATGTTAGAATAAG TCGTGACGGCGTGCCATATGTAATGCATGACAACAATTTACGACGTACAACAAATGTGAAGGATATTTTTCCAAAACGCTACATGGAGTCTGCAGATAACTTTACTATTGACGAACTAAAGTCCCTCAATGCTGGTTCCTGGTTTATGACG AGAGACCCTTTTTTAACAGCCGGGATGTTGTCGTCAGAACAGAAAGATCATTACAGATCACAGAAAATACCCACAATGCAAGAGATGATTAGAATGGTTTTGAAACGCAACAGGACACTATTATTTGATATTAGACCGCCCCCTAGTGGTCATCCTTACATCGAGTCATGGCTGAACGTGACGCTGAATACAATACGTGATGAGGGTATTGCTGACCAAGATTTG GAATTTTGGAAAGCACCAAATGGACCACATTATGTGGTCTTTATTAAAGTCTTTGATAAACGAAAGATACAGAACGTACATCACTCAATACCATTTAAATATATAAG TTCAAATGCAACAATGAATATATCTACAAATGTGTGGAATGTCAAAGAGAAGTGGTTATTTTCATTGTTCTGGTGTGTTGGAACATCGTCTGTTACAACATCAGCTTGTCACACATTGCAACAGTTGGATTCTCCATCTTGGCAATTG AGTCATCAGCACTATTTGATAATGTGGATATTATTTGATGTTGCGTCTCTTGTTTGGGTGGTTGTTTTGTTCATTATACAAATCAG tcGGAGACACCAAAGTGCCACAGTAAAAAGTGATCGATACAATTACACTGATTTTATAACCCTTGAAGAAATGACTTCCAACACAGCTTCAACGACAGTAAACAGTGCCCACATGGATGCAGTGAGTAAGAAACAGACATCGACATCCACGCAAAGTGGCCTGGAACGGGAGTCAAATCACGTACTCTAG
- the LOC140048682 gene encoding glycerophosphodiester phosphodiesterase domain-containing protein 4-like isoform X4, with protein sequence MHVIHKVLICFVFVYHVAILTLFTFLDPVLWILASRYFQFSGPFLHLIAVVFVTIVTWFVAAGLGVLCSRDVQVQYELVADKDPLDGSDNKINKECSYLYNTNKIRVTIRDMTLVYLLLLIGLYITPIFIKSPCIMDYSDTPDKPLIFAHKGAEMLAPENTDMAFRIALDDYKVHGIESDVRISRDGVPYVMHDNNLRRTTNVKDIFPKRYMESADNFTIDELKSLNAGSWFMTRDPFLTAGMLSSEQKDHYRSQKIPTMQEMIRMVLKRNRTLLFDIRPPPSGHPYIESWLNVTLNTIRDEGIADQDLEFWKAPNGPHYVVFIKVFDKRKIQNVHHSIPFKYISSNATMNISTNVWNVKEKWLFSLFWCVGTSSVTTSACHTLQQLDSPSWQLSHQHYLIMWILFDVASLVWVVVLFIIQISRRHQSATVKSDRYNYTDFITLEEMTSNTASTTVNSAHMDAVSKKQTSTSTQSGLERESNHVL encoded by the exons ATGCATGTTATTCATAAG GTTCTTATTTGCTTTGTTTTTGTGTATCACGTTGCAATACTGACTCTGTTCACATTTTTGGATCCAGTATTGTGGATTCTTGCTAGTCGCTATTTTCAG TTTTCTGGTCCATTCCTACATCTCATAGCTGTTGTTTTTGTTACTATAGTAACTTGGTTTGTTGCAGCAGGTCTAGGTGTGCTTTGTAGTCGAG aCGTACAAGTTCAATATGAACTGGTTGCTGATAAAGACCCATTAGATGGGAGtgataacaaaataaacaaagaatgttcatatttatataatacaaataaaataa gagTTACGATTCGAGATATGACATTGGTTTACTTGCTGCTTCTTATTGGATTGTATATAACACCGATATTTATCAAATCTCCTTGTATTATGGATTACAGTGACACACCTGATAAACCACTTATATTTGCACATAAAGGAGCTGAAATG CTCGCACCGGAAAACACAGATATGGCATTTCGTATAGCATTGGATGACTATAAGGTGCATGGTATTGAGTCTGATGTTAGAATAAG TCGTGACGGCGTGCCATATGTAATGCATGACAACAATTTACGACGTACAACAAATGTGAAGGATATTTTTCCAAAACGCTACATGGAGTCTGCAGATAACTTTACTATTGACGAACTAAAGTCCCTCAATGCTGGTTCCTGGTTTATGACG AGAGACCCTTTTTTAACAGCCGGGATGTTGTCGTCAGAACAGAAAGATCATTACAGATCACAGAAAATACCCACAATGCAAGAGATGATTAGAATGGTTTTGAAACGCAACAGGACACTATTATTTGATATTAGACCGCCCCCTAGTGGTCATCCTTACATCGAGTCATGGCTGAACGTGACGCTGAATACAATACGTGATGAGGGTATTGCTGACCAAGATTTG GAATTTTGGAAAGCACCAAATGGACCACATTATGTGGTCTTTATTAAAGTCTTTGATAAACGAAAGATACAGAACGTACATCACTCAATACCATTTAAATATATAAG TTCAAATGCAACAATGAATATATCTACAAATGTGTGGAATGTCAAAGAGAAGTGGTTATTTTCATTGTTCTGGTGTGTTGGAACATCGTCTGTTACAACATCAGCTTGTCACACATTGCAACAGTTGGATTCTCCATCTTGGCAATTG AGTCATCAGCACTATTTGATAATGTGGATATTATTTGATGTTGCGTCTCTTGTTTGGGTGGTTGTTTTGTTCATTATACAAATCAG tcGGAGACACCAAAGTGCCACAGTAAAAAGTGATCGATACAATTACACTGATTTTATAACCCTTGAAGAAATGACTTCCAACACAGCTTCAACGACAGTAAACAGTGCCCACATGGATGCAGTGAGTAAGAAACAGACATCGACATCCACGCAAAGTGGCCTGGAACGGGAGTCAAATCACGTACTCTAG
- the LOC140048683 gene encoding uncharacterized protein, with the protein MSLLKVDSQHLMIYRPGTKAEYLKVNNANKLCATKSIEGQDGLFVVNKFLNDERKQVCAVVHKDSESCITSSSSGQNIELKNGSDLLNNQVIELKPDDNRFFYLISESNTNSWLFQAVNKPDTYLAIENGDATLIQSEDPSKNVPGAFLKIVKPR; encoded by the exons ATGTCCCTATTAAAAGTGGATTCACAACATCTAATGATTTACAGACCAGGAACAAAAGCTGAGTATTTAAAAGTGAACAATGCAAACAAGTTATGTGCAACCAAGAGTATTGAAGGACAAGATG GACTTTTTGTTGTCAATAAGTTTTTAAATGATGAGAGAAAGCAGGTATGTGCAGTAGTACACAAGGATTCTGAATCGTGCATCACATCCAGTTCCAGTGGTCAGAATATAGAGCTAAAG aatggtAGTGACCTTTTAAATAATCAGGTGATCGAGTTGAAGCCTGATGATAATCGGTTCTTTTACTTAATTTCTGAGAGTAACACAAACAGTTGGCTGTTTCAAGCTGTCAATAAACCAG ATACTTATCTTGCGATAGAGAATGGCGATGCGACACTAATTCAATCAGAAGACCCATCAAAGAACGTTCCAGGAGCATTCCTTAAAATAGTTAAACCACGATAA